CCGACCGGTCCTGCGGTTCGAACGCCGGCTCGCCCATCCGCCTGAGAAGGTCTGGCGGGCCGTGACAGATCCGGACGAGATGGCGCACTGGTTCCCCGCGCGGATCGACACCGACCTGCACGTCGGCGCCTCCATGCGGTTCCGGTTCGACGACGGTCCGCTCGACGAGTCGGCGGCGCTGAGCGGCGAGATCGTGGAGCTCGACCCGCCGAAGGTGTACGTGTTCCGCTGGGAGGACTCGACGCTGCGATTCGAGCTCGTCCCCGACGGCGCGGGCTGCCGGCTCGTGTTCACCCACACGCTCGCCGGCACCGGCGCGCACGGCGACCTCGCGTCCGCCCCCCGCAACGCGACGGGTTGGCACCTGTGCCTCGACCAGCTCGCGGCGACACTCGACGGACGCGACGCACCTCCGCCCGACGACTGGTTCCTGCCGCTCGCCGAGCGCTACGTCGAGGAGTTCGGCGCCGGCGACGGCACGATCACGGCGGAGCCCGACGGCTGGCGGGTCAGGTTCGAGCGCGACCTCGTGCATCCGGCCGACACGGTGTGGGCGACGCTCACCGCGACCGACGACGGCCCGCCCGCGGTGAGTCAGGCGCCTCCGGTGCAATGCACCCACGGCTACGTCGACACCGGTGTCGTCACGGTCGCCGAGCCGCCACGTGTGCTGGCGTACACCTGGCTCCACGACGGCGCAGTCGCCGGCGAGGTGCGCCTGGAGGTCCACGGCGACGAGCAGGTCGGCACCCGACTCGTCGTCACCCACACGATCCCCACGCGCCTCGCCGACCTGCGCGCGACGGTGCTCGCCGCGTGGCACACGCACCTCGAGCTGTTCTACGCGGCGCTGGAGGGCGACGTGCGGTGCCCGTGGCCGGCCGACCGCACCGAGCACCTCCGCCGGGGCTACGCGGCAGGGCTCCCCTCGTGACGGCACCCGGGCCTGACGCCACCGCGATCACCGACGAGCAGCGCGTCAACTGGAACGAGGCCAGCGCCGGATGGGCGGCGGTGCAGGACGACTTCGAACGCGGCGCGGGCACGGTCACGACGCTGCTCTTCGAGCTCGCCGGCCTGCACGCCGGTCAGCGCGTCATCGACGTCGCCACCGGGCACGGCGAGCCGGCGTTGAGCGCGGCCAGCATCGTGGGGCCGTCCGGTCACGTGCTGGGCGTCGACGTCGCCGGGAGGATGCTCGACATCGCGAGGCGCCGAGCCGACGGCCTCGACAACGTCTCCTTCCGCGAGATCGACCTCGCCTCGCTCGACCGCCTCGACCAGCGCTTCGACGTCGTGCTCTCGCGGTTCGGCTTGATGTTCGCGACCGACCACGCCTCGTTGTTCCGCGCCCTTCTCGGCCTGCTCGTCCCCGGTGGAACGCTGGCGGCCGCCGTGTGGGGGCCGCAGGAGACGCACCTGATGTCCACCGGCCCGGCCGCGTTGACCGAGCGGTTGTCACTGCCACCGCCGCCCGCCGGCGTACCGACGCCGTTCAGCATGTCCGCCGCCGCGACACTCGCCGACGAGCTCGGCGCGGCAGGCTTCACCGACGTGTCCGTCACCGAGCACGTCGTGCCGTACCTGTTCGACAGCGTCGAAGCGTACGTTCGGTTCAACCTGCACGCCCTGCCGCCGCAGATGGTGCGCACCGCGCGCGAGCGGCTCGGGGCGGACGACACCGAGATCGCGCGGACGATCGGCACCGCGGTCGCGTCGCACGTCCAGGCGGACGGCACGCTGTCGCTGCCGTCCATCGCACTCGTGCTCCGCGCCACCGCTCCCGCCCACCGGCTCGCGACGACGCACACGACCGACGACGGACGGCTCGCGCTGCGCTTCGAACGTCAGCTCGCCCACGCACCCGGCAAGGTGTGGCGTGCCCTCACCGAGGCCGGTGAGCTCGCCCGGTGGTTCGCCGCGGTCGTCGACCGCGACCTGACGGCGAGCGCGACGGTGCGCTTCACGATGACCGACGAGGCGAAGCGACGCATGGGCGTGCCCCCTACCGAGGGCTCGCTCGGCGACGGCACGGTCGTCACGGCCTCCCCACCCACGCTGCTCGAGTACACCTGGGGCGAAGAGCTGCTGCGCTGGGAGCTCACACCCGACGGCGCGGGCGGCTGTCACCTCGTGTTCACCGATACGTTCCCCGGATCCGAGACCGGCGGCGGTGACTTCGCCGATACGTGTGGCGCCTGGGACGCCGCGTTCGAGATCCTCGAGGCCGTGCTCGATGACCGCGCGCCCGGTCGGTCCGCCTGGGACAGGGTCGAGGTTCTGGCCGACGCGTACCGCCACGGGCCGTGACCACGTCACCGAACTCGACCTCGCGACCGGGTGGTGACGGAAGCCGACACGGCTGAGCCGTGCGTCACCGTCGGTCTCCGCCGGGTTGCTTGCAGCGACGGAACTGGTGCAGAGCAACGGATTTCGCGCCGCCACGGGTTCACTGACACGCGGACTCCGGTGCTGTGCCGCGGTTTCGCGACCGTCCCACAGTCGACCCGACGCAGCGGGGATGTCGAGTTTCGTCGTTTCCGGTTCACAGCGGCCGATGCCGTGTCATCGTGCCGCGACGGGGACCTCGGTTGTGGAAGGCGCGGTCATGCAAGCCTTCGGTTCATTGCACTCTCTGTCGGTGCTTCGCCACGGGCGGTCGCGACGGCTCGCCGCGCTCGCGCTGTCGATGGGTCTCGTCCTCGGCTCGATGCTGCTGTCCGCCGCGGCGGGCGGACCACACGACGGGGCGGCACAACAGGCGCGCACGAACATCTCGCTCACCTTCGACCGCGGAGCATCGAGCCAGCTGGACGCGGCGCGACTGCTGGAGGCGTACGGCCTGACGGGGACCTTCTACGTCAACACGGCGACGGTCGGTACCGACGGGTTCCTGACCCGAGCGGACCTCGACGCTCTCGCCGCCGACGGGAACGAGGTCGGCGGTCACACCGTTTCCGGCAAGCGGCTCTCCGACATGCCCACGGACGAGGTGAACAGGCAGATCTGCACGGACCGGAACACCTTGCTCTCGTGGGGATTCGACGCGACGTCGTTCGCCTACCCGGGCGGGCACGACGCGACCGCCGAGGCCGCGGCGCGCCACTGTGGCTACAACACCGCGCGAGACACCGGCGGTCCTTATCCCCCGTCGTCGTGCCTCGACTGCGCACCGGCGCAGCCACTCCCGCCGGCGAACGCGTTCCGGACCACGACCGCCGACGCGGTCGATCCGACGTGGACCCTCGGCGACCTGCAGCGGCTCGTCCGCCGCGCGGAGCGCGCTGGTGGCTGGCAGACGTTGGTGTTCCACGACATCTGCGACGGATGCAGCCGTACGTCCATCAGTCCGGACCTCTTCGAGAGGTTCCTGCACTGGCTGAGCGACCGCAAGCGAAGCAGCACGGCCGTCAGCACGGTCGGTAGCGTGGTCGGGGGACAGGCGAAGGCTGCGGTGCTTCCCGTTCCGGCCGCGGCGCCGCCCGGACCTGGCGACAACGCCGTGCGCAATCCCTCGCTCGAGGACGCGTCGTGCTGGAGCGCCGCCGGTGACGGCATGAACACGCCCGTCCACGACCGCGTCGCCGATCCGCACACCGGCGCGTTCGCGGCACGCCTCCGGATGCCCGAGTACACCGACGGCTACGCCATGTCGGCGCAGAGCCAGGACCTCGGTGCGTGCGCGCCGTCGGTCGCCGCAGGCGAGCGCTACACGATGAGCGCCTGGTACCGGTCGGACGCTCCGGTGCGGTTCGTCGTGCACCAGCGCAACGGGATCGGGCAGTGGCGGTACTGGACGACCGGGCCGAGCCTCCCCGCCACGGACACATGGCGCAAGGCGTCCTGGACCACGCCCGCTGTGCCCGCCGGCACCGCCGGCGTCAGCTTCGGGCTCGCCCTCGCCGAGGTCGGCACGCTGACCAGTGACGACTACACCTTCTCCGCGAAGAAGAAGCGGGAGACCGACGACGAGATCTTCGGCGACGGCGACGGCTTCAGCGAGCTCACGTTCGACGCCTACGCCTGCCTGTCGGACGCCCTGGCGCCGGCCAGCGGTGTCGGCATCCTCGCGCCGGGCGGCGTCGACGGCGGCGGCACGTCGCCGGGTTCCGGTGGGGAACCGGCTCCCGGACAGCCAGAACCGCCGTCGGGTGACGACCCG
The DNA window shown above is from Streptosporangiales bacterium and carries:
- a CDS encoding polysaccharide deacetylase family protein encodes the protein MSSFVVSGSQRPMPCHRAATGTSVVEGAVMQAFGSLHSLSVLRHGRSRRLAALALSMGLVLGSMLLSAAAGGPHDGAAQQARTNISLTFDRGASSQLDAARLLEAYGLTGTFYVNTATVGTDGFLTRADLDALAADGNEVGGHTVSGKRLSDMPTDEVNRQICTDRNTLLSWGFDATSFAYPGGHDATAEAAARHCGYNTARDTGGPYPPSSCLDCAPAQPLPPANAFRTTTADAVDPTWTLGDLQRLVRRAERAGGWQTLVFHDICDGCSRTSISPDLFERFLHWLSDRKRSSTAVSTVGSVVGGQAKAAVLPVPAAAPPGPGDNAVRNPSLEDASCWSAAGDGMNTPVHDRVADPHTGAFAARLRMPEYTDGYAMSAQSQDLGACAPSVAAGERYTMSAWYRSDAPVRFVVHQRNGIGQWRYWTTGPSLPATDTWRKASWTTPAVPAGTAGVSFGLALAEVGTLTSDDYTFSAKKKRETDDEIFGDGDGFSELTFDAYACLSDALAPASGVGILAPGGVDGGGTSPGSGGEPAPGQPEPPSGDDPGTGPDPDDPDPGHDDPGPGGSVDVDADAGVDVAGAAEVDLGLLARVDASSEEGPSVTAGVATRADVAGLVEVDAAAVLGLGEGQRLLDVDISAKVLGLGLRLGSVGDEQDGATPTKQATETRTKASSPRHEAKAGGGSKASSVTRHASGTVTKPSRKVEQRATRRQPSTAVRQARPPAAGSGGGKTSGHGTTAPARDEDKPKKPPTTAPPPSGGLIGGLLGGLLGG